From the genome of Deinococcus sp. AJ005, one region includes:
- a CDS encoding SDR family oxidoreductase gives MTPRTTAGGNTQSMQGRSVLVTGATGGIGLETARELARRGAAVTVLGRNPEKTARVAAEIGAAGTLIADLAESSQVRQVAAEFRDRVGRLDVLVNNAGAFYTKRQESREGVELTWALNHLAPFLLTRELLPMLRAGDTPRVVTVSSGAHAMGRIRFDDPEFRRGYSGWAAYGQSKLANILFTRELARRNPWLQANTLHPGFVSTGFGQDNPLFSLGSRLGLSPQQGAQTSIHLAADQILVSGRYFVESRETLPAAQALDDGAAYRLWMLSEEDVGGASQLAPGSQSRGQQPAH, from the coding sequence ATGACACCGCGCACTACGGCTGGAGGCAACACACAGAGCATGCAGGGAAGGTCCGTGCTGGTCACGGGCGCGACGGGCGGCATTGGGCTGGAAACCGCGCGGGAGCTGGCGCGGCGGGGGGCTGCGGTGACGGTGCTGGGCCGCAACCCGGAGAAGACGGCGCGGGTGGCCGCCGAAATCGGGGCCGCTGGAACGCTGATCGCAGACCTTGCCGAATCGAGCCAGGTGCGGCAGGTGGCCGCCGAATTCCGGGACCGCGTGGGCCGCCTGGACGTGCTGGTCAACAACGCCGGGGCTTTCTACACGAAGCGTCAGGAAAGCCGCGAAGGTGTGGAGCTGACCTGGGCACTCAACCACCTCGCTCCCTTCCTGCTGACGCGGGAGTTGTTGCCGATGCTGCGGGCAGGAGACACCCCCAGGGTGGTTACCGTGTCCTCGGGCGCGCACGCGATGGGCCGCATTCGTTTCGACGACCCAGAATTCCGGCGCGGCTACAGTGGCTGGGCCGCCTACGGTCAGAGCAAACTGGCCAACATTCTGTTCACGCGCGAACTGGCGCGGCGCAATCCCTGGCTCCAGGCGAACACGCTGCACCCCGGTTTCGTCTCCACTGGCTTTGGGCAGGACAATCCGCTGTTCTCCCTGGGCAGCCGCCTGGGCCTTTCGCCGCAGCAGGGCGCGCAGACCAGCATTCATCTGGCGGCGGACCAGATCCTGGTGTCGGGCCGCTACTTCGTGGAGTCGCGCGAGACGCTGCCCGCCGCGCAGGCACTGGACGACGGAGCGGCGTACAGGCTATGGATGCTCAGCGAGGAGGACGTGGGCGGCGCGTCGCAGCTTGCCCCAGGGTCACAGTCGCGCGGTCAGCAGCCTGCCCACTAA
- the recG gene encoding ATP-dependent DNA helicase RecG — MATVAELRERLRRPLAAELAAGCQNRVVAGGVDKLLASPLGNPFPKIREVLGGYGELSVGEREEVLKTALAALSDGEKAKPARTPRPVARQAVPTAAPGERLPIDAPLARLDTGPGGARKLQTLGLHTLRDVLHAYPHRHEDRRALPDLSDVEEGQKVTVEGRVVAKSRRSPRPGMLVIDVTLETPSGGRVKATWFNQPWVEKQLREGAALVLTGRVKKFGRSVQLGVEHLETLDNAQDSLSTGRIVGVYDAKDGISQEFLRRAAFRALGAAPLDDYLPVHWRKKYGITDLADALWGQHFPSDEAHLSRATSRLRFDEYLFLELRMLLQGEDSVLQGKRFQATGDDINRFEAALPFRFTNAQRRVLLEITDDMRGDQQMARLIQGDVGSGKTAVAACALYLAVRDGYQGALMAPTEILARQHYTNLRGYLGQLDVRVGLLIGAMTPKDKLEMHTRIAQGEVDVVVGTQALIQENVRFDNLGLAVVDEEHRFGVQQRRKLLASRPDVLVMSATPIPRSLALTAYGDLELSIIDELPPGRTPIETKLLQDTHRVQAYGFVMKQIREGQQAFVVTALIEESDTLELLAATQLAEDLKVILPEARIDLLHGRMSAAEKDYVMERFRAHEFDILVSTTVIEVGVDVPNATVMVIENAERFGLAQLHQLRGRVGRGHQQSYCVLIAGEHSQKTRKRLKIIEGSTDGFVIAEADLKLRGPGELRGTRQSGIPDLRLADLANDTEVIERARELAKHILANDPRLEHPRLQYLRSELQNRSESVAYREVI, encoded by the coding sequence ATGGCAACGGTGGCAGAACTGCGCGAACGGTTGAGGCGGCCCCTGGCTGCCGAACTGGCCGCCGGGTGTCAGAACCGCGTGGTGGCCGGGGGCGTGGACAAATTGCTGGCCTCGCCGCTGGGCAACCCCTTTCCCAAAATCCGGGAAGTGCTGGGCGGCTACGGCGAACTGAGCGTGGGCGAGCGCGAGGAGGTTCTGAAAACGGCGCTGGCGGCCCTCTCGGATGGGGAGAAAGCCAAACCTGCCCGCACTCCTCGCCCTGTCGCCAGGCAGGCCGTCCCTACTGCCGCTCCCGGCGAACGCCTGCCCATCGACGCCCCTCTGGCACGTCTGGACACTGGCCCCGGCGGAGCGCGCAAATTGCAGACGCTGGGCCTGCACACCCTGCGCGACGTGTTGCATGCCTACCCGCACCGCCACGAGGACCGCCGCGCGCTGCCGGACCTGTCGGACGTGGAGGAAGGCCAGAAGGTCACCGTGGAGGGCCGGGTGGTGGCCAAGTCGCGCCGCAGCCCGCGCCCTGGCATGCTGGTCATTGATGTGACGCTGGAAACGCCCTCGGGCGGGAGGGTCAAGGCGACGTGGTTCAACCAGCCGTGGGTAGAAAAACAACTGCGCGAGGGCGCAGCGCTGGTGCTGACCGGGCGCGTCAAGAAGTTTGGCCGCAGCGTGCAACTGGGTGTGGAGCATCTGGAGACTCTGGACAATGCCCAGGACAGCCTCAGCACCGGGCGGATCGTGGGCGTGTACGACGCCAAGGACGGCATCTCGCAGGAGTTCCTGCGCCGCGCGGCCTTCCGGGCGCTGGGGGCTGCGCCGCTGGACGATTATCTGCCCGTCCACTGGCGTAAGAAATACGGCATCACCGATCTGGCCGACGCGCTGTGGGGCCAGCACTTTCCGAGCGACGAGGCGCATTTAAGCCGGGCCACCTCCCGCCTGCGCTTCGACGAGTACCTGTTCCTGGAATTGCGGATGCTGCTTCAGGGTGAGGATTCGGTGTTGCAGGGCAAGCGCTTCCAGGCCACCGGGGACGACATCAACCGCTTCGAGGCCGCGCTGCCTTTCCGCTTCACGAATGCCCAGCGCCGCGTGCTGCTGGAAATCACCGACGACATGCGCGGCGATCAGCAGATGGCCCGGCTGATTCAGGGCGACGTGGGATCGGGCAAGACGGCGGTGGCCGCCTGCGCCCTGTATCTGGCGGTGCGTGACGGTTACCAAGGTGCGCTGATGGCCCCCACCGAGATTCTGGCCCGCCAGCATTACACCAATCTGCGCGGCTACCTGGGGCAACTGGACGTGCGAGTGGGCCTGCTGATCGGCGCGATGACCCCCAAGGACAAGCTGGAAATGCATACCCGCATTGCCCAGGGCGAGGTGGACGTGGTGGTGGGCACCCAGGCCCTGATTCAGGAGAACGTGCGCTTCGATAACCTGGGTCTGGCCGTGGTGGATGAGGAACACCGCTTCGGCGTGCAGCAGCGGCGCAAGCTGCTGGCCAGCCGCCCAGACGTGCTGGTGATGTCGGCCACGCCCATTCCGCGCAGCCTCGCCTTGACCGCTTACGGCGATCTGGAACTGAGCATCATCGACGAATTGCCGCCGGGGCGCACCCCGATTGAAACCAAGCTCTTGCAGGACACCCACCGCGTCCAGGCGTACGGTTTCGTGATGAAGCAGATCCGCGAGGGCCAGCAGGCGTTCGTGGTCACGGCCCTGATTGAGGAAAGCGACACGCTGGAACTGCTGGCCGCCACCCAACTGGCCGAGGACCTCAAGGTCATCCTTCCCGAAGCCAGAATTGATCTGTTGCACGGGCGAATGAGCGCTGCCGAGAAGGACTACGTGATGGAACGCTTCCGTGCCCACGAGTTCGACATTCTCGTTTCGACGACGGTGATCGAGGTGGGGGTAGACGTGCCGAATGCCACGGTCATGGTGATTGAGAACGCCGAACGCTTCGGGTTGGCGCAGCTTCACCAGTTGCGCGGGCGGGTGGGGCGCGGACACCAGCAGAGTTACTGTGTGCTGATCGCCGGGGAACACAGCCAGAAGACCCGCAAACGCCTCAAGATCATCGAGGGGTCCACTGACGGCTTCGTGATCGCGGAGGCGGACCTGAAACTGCGCGGTCCCGGCGAGTTGCGCGGCACCCGCCAGAGCGGCATCCCCGATCTGCGGCTGGCCGATCTGGCGAATGATACGGAGGTCATCGAGCGTGCCCGCGAACTCGCCAAGCACATCCTGGCAAACGATCCCCGGCTGGAGCATCCCCGGTTGCAATACCTGCGCAGCGAGTTGCAGAACCGCAGCGAGAGCGTGGCTTACCGTGAGGTGATCTGA